From one Cygnus olor isolate bCygOlo1 chromosome 26, bCygOlo1.pri.v2, whole genome shotgun sequence genomic stretch:
- the LOC121060121 gene encoding ceramide synthase 4-like isoform X1: MGLLEEFWHHKYWLPPGATWEDMKESADIHYPKPQDLLLCIPGALILIIVRYIFERTIALPLGRRLGVSNRPRPKAQPNATLEDFYNLMGRTPKEGDLISLAKQNDLPVKKVEAWFRHRRAQDRPKLMKKFCEASWRFTFYFTSFFSGLALLYDKPWFWDHTVCWLSFPQQPLLPALGWFYLLELSFYCSLVATLPFDVKRKDFKEQIIHHIATITLIFVSYCANLIRFGMIVMLVHDASDYILELAKMLHYMKWKWVCEAVFVVFAVVFISSRLVIFPLITYYYFVTKFQMFLLSCLINAFLMILQLLHIFWSYLILQMVFGVILHGAKRKDARSDTEESDRSEAEDLAKSKE, from the exons ATGGGACTGTTAGAGGAGTTCTGGCACCACAAGTACTGGCTGCCACCTGGAGCTACCTGGGAAGACATGAAGGAGTCTGCTGACATTCACTACCCAAAGCCTCAGGACCTCTTGCTCTGCATCCCTGGTGCCCTGATCCTGATCATTGTCCGATACATCTTTGAAAG AACCATAGCTCTACccctgggcaggaggctgggtgTAAGCAACAGACCGAGGCCCAAAGCTCAGCCCAATGCCACACTGGAAGACTTCTACAATCTGATGGGCAGGACCCCAAAGGAG GGGGACCTGATCTCGCTGGCCAAGCAAAATGACCTGCCAGTCAAAAAAGTGGAGGCCTGGTTCCGGCACCGGCGGGCCCAGGACCGTCCCAAACTGATGAAGAAGTTCTGTGAGGCAAG cTGGAGATTTACATTCTATTTCACATCATTCTTCTCTGGGCTGGCTCTTCTGTATGAT AAGCCTTGGTTTTGGGACCACACCGTGTGCTGGCTGAGCTTTCCACAGCAG CCTCTCCTGCCTGCACTGGGCTGGTTCTACCTGTTGGAGCTCTCTTTCTACTGCTCACTGGTTGCCACCCTGCCTTTTGATGTGAAGAGGAAG GACTTCAAGGAACAGATCATCCACCACATCGCCACCATCACCCTGATCTTTGTCTCCTACTGTGCCAACCTTATACGGTTTGGGATGATAGTCATGCTGGTCCATGATGCCTCTGATTATATTTTAGAG CTGGCCAAGATGCTCCATTACATGAAATGGAAGTGGGTCTGTGAAgcagtgtttgttgtttttgctgtggtGTTCATCAGTTCCCGGCTTGTCATTTTCCCGTTAAT CACATACTATTACTTTGTGACAAAATTTCAGATGTTCCTCCTAAGCTGTCTGATAAATGCTTTCCTGATGATCCTGCAGTTGTTGCACATTTTTTGGTCCTATCTAATCCTCCAGATGGTCTTTGGTGTCATCCTCCACGGTGCG aaaagaaaagatgcaagaAGTGACACTGAGGAAAGCGACAGGAGTGAAGCAGAAGatctggcaaagagcaaagagTAA
- the LOC121060121 gene encoding ceramide synthase 4-like isoform X2: MGLLEEFWHHKYWLPPGATWEDMKESADIHYPKPQDLLLCIPGALILIIVRYIFERTIALPLGRRLGVSNRPRPKAQPNATLEDFYNLMGRTPKEGDLISLAKQNDLPVKKVEAWFRHRRAQDRPKLMKKFCEASWRFTFYFTSFFSGLALLYDKPWFWDHTVCWLSFPQQPLLPALGWFYLLELSFYCSLVATLPFDVKRKDFKEQIIHHIATITLIFVSYCANLIRFGMIVMLVHDASDYILEHILLLCDKISDVPPKLSDKCFPDDPAVVAHFLVLSNPPDGLWCHPPRCEKKRCKK; this comes from the exons ATGGGACTGTTAGAGGAGTTCTGGCACCACAAGTACTGGCTGCCACCTGGAGCTACCTGGGAAGACATGAAGGAGTCTGCTGACATTCACTACCCAAAGCCTCAGGACCTCTTGCTCTGCATCCCTGGTGCCCTGATCCTGATCATTGTCCGATACATCTTTGAAAG AACCATAGCTCTACccctgggcaggaggctgggtgTAAGCAACAGACCGAGGCCCAAAGCTCAGCCCAATGCCACACTGGAAGACTTCTACAATCTGATGGGCAGGACCCCAAAGGAG GGGGACCTGATCTCGCTGGCCAAGCAAAATGACCTGCCAGTCAAAAAAGTGGAGGCCTGGTTCCGGCACCGGCGGGCCCAGGACCGTCCCAAACTGATGAAGAAGTTCTGTGAGGCAAG cTGGAGATTTACATTCTATTTCACATCATTCTTCTCTGGGCTGGCTCTTCTGTATGAT AAGCCTTGGTTTTGGGACCACACCGTGTGCTGGCTGAGCTTTCCACAGCAG CCTCTCCTGCCTGCACTGGGCTGGTTCTACCTGTTGGAGCTCTCTTTCTACTGCTCACTGGTTGCCACCCTGCCTTTTGATGTGAAGAGGAAG GACTTCAAGGAACAGATCATCCACCACATCGCCACCATCACCCTGATCTTTGTCTCCTACTGTGCCAACCTTATACGGTTTGGGATGATAGTCATGCTGGTCCATGATGCCTCTGATTATATTTTAGAG CACATACTATTACTTTGTGACAAAATTTCAGATGTTCCTCCTAAGCTGTCTGATAAATGCTTTCCTGATGATCCTGCAGTTGTTGCACATTTTTTGGTCCTATCTAATCCTCCAGATGGTCTTTGGTGTCATCCTCCACGGTGCG aaaagaaaagatgcaagaAGTGA
- the LOC121060123 gene encoding kelch-like protein 24: MSKDCVRTELILTAWQSTDMESAQEAEELGPQAETVADTVLEVGERLFQVSRRALSLHSRYFEAMFFGGARESTEQHIVIRGIDAAPFQALLEFTRTAQVLIGQENVISLLETADFFQFDRVKLLCEKFLERELHVSNCLGLMTYSQQFAFVELHASAMNVALTHWGDVMCQEEFKALPKEMLMHFLKSDELFVPREDVVFDSIMRWIMEDPATREEDFLDLVGQVRVTFLSLSFLDVLVKRSKRHGQTDTFSRLIRKLDSCPPPSWQNMKLCPNAGRSYDTLYVLGGKHDNEQQELFLFQPKTGTWQACSPLQRRNLTQYAVAAVGNFLFVTGGYFRDEFVWYSVDWVLIYNCLSNSWLEGPAMKKSRNSHCAVGAGLYLYVLGGSTDEGIIATVERMALVDPQWESMSPMVQPVERGDAVSVGTRIYVVCGLDENGHVYGGVQRLNTETDSWDVISFSPLPRYDLCITSLNGALYTIGGGAFRFDVETDEWTHVDEECLTKKFFMGCSTVNGQIYLLGQRKGNSALPIVVLFDPYVDMCQVIENKLPCPLPIRGCVSVRRFDTWA; the protein is encoded by the exons ATGAGTAAAGACTGCGTAAGGACGGAGTTAATTTTAACTGCTTGGCAGTCAACAGACATGGAGTCTGCACAAGAAGCGGAAGAGCTGGGACCTCAGGCAGAAACGGTTGCAGACACAGTTCTTGAGGTCGGAGAGAGACTCTTTCAGGTCAGCCGAAGGGCACTTTCACTACACAGCCGTTACTTTGAAGCGATGTTTTTTGGGGGTGCAAGAGAGAGCACTGAACAACATATAGTGATCAGAGGGATCGATGCAGCGCCTTTTCAGGCACTTCTTGAGTTTACTCGCACAGCCCAAGTGCTTATAGGTCAAGAAAATGTGATCAGCTTACTGgaaacagctgatttttttcagtttgacagGGTGAAACTGTTGTGTGAGAAATTTCTGGAGAGGGAGCTGCATGTTTCCAACTGCCTGGGCCTGATGACCTACTCACAGCAATTTGCCTTTGTAGAGCTGCATGCATCTGCTATGAATGTGGCTCTCACCCACTGGGGGGATGTGATGTGTCAGGAAGAATTTAAGGCTCTACCCAAAGAAATGTTGATGCACTTCCTAAAAAGTGATGAGCTATTTGTTCCTCGAGAAGATGTGGTTTTTGACAGTATTATGAGGTGGATAATGGAGGACCCAGCAACGAGGGAGGAAGACTTTTTGGATTTGGTGGGCCAAGTCAGGGTCACTTTTCTGAGTTTGTCCTTCCTCGATGTCTTGGTGAAACGCAGCAAGCGCCATGGACAGACAGATACCTTCTCCAGACTAATAAGGAAGTTAGACAGCTGTCCTCCACCCAGCTGGCAAAATATGAAGCTGTGTCCTAATGCTGGTCGGAGCTATGACACCTTATACGTCCTGGGAGGAAAGCATGACAACGAACAGcaagaattatttctgtttcaaccTAAAACAGGGACCTGGCAGGCTTGTTCTCCATTGCAGCGCAGAAACCTCACGCAATATGCAGTGGCAGCAGTAG GGAACTTCCTTTTTGTGACAGGAGGATATTTCCGGGATGAGTTTGTGTGGTATAGTGTGGATTGGGTGCTGATCTACAATTGTTTGAGTAATAGCTGGCTGGAAGGGCCTGCCATGAAGAAGTCTCGCAATAGCCATTGTGCGGTAGGAGCAGGGCTCTACCTGTATGTACTTGGAGGGAGCACAGATGAAGGGATAATCGCAACAGTGGAGCGCATGGCTTTGGTGGACCCACAGTGGGAAAGCATGAGTCCTATGGTTCAACCTGTGGAGAGAGGAGATGCAGTCAGTGTGGGGACCAGGATCTATGTGGTCTGTGGCCTGGATGAAAATGGACATGTCTATGGTGGAGTGCAAAGGCTGAACACAGAGACGGACAGCTGGGATGTCATCTCATTTTCCCCACTTCCAAG GTATGACCTCTGCATCACATCACTGAATGGTGCTCTATACACCATAGGAGGGGGAGCTTTTCGATTTGATGTGGAAACAGATGAATGGACTCATGTGGATGAGGAATGCTTGACCAAGAAGTTCTTCATGGGATGCAGCACTGTTAATGGACAAATTTATCTCCTTGGACAGAGAAAGGGGAACAGTGCCCTCCCCATTGTAGTCCTCTTTGATCCCTATGTTGATATGTGCCAGGTCATAGAGAACAAACTGCCTTGCCCCCTTCCTATTCGTGGCTGTGTCTCTGTGCGAAGGTTTGATACATGGGCATGA
- the LSM7 gene encoding U6 snRNA-associated Sm-like protein LSm7, translating to MANVGGGGGGGGGGGGAGKMADKEKKKKESILDLSKYIDKTIRVKFQGGREASGVLKGFDPLLNLVLDGTIEYMRDPDDQYKLTEDTRQLGLVVCRGTSVVLICPQDGMEAIPNPFIQQQDG from the exons ATGGCGAACGTCGGcgggggtggcggcggcggcggcggcggtggcggcgcgGGCAAGATGGCG gataaggagaagaagaagaaggagagcATCTTGGATCTCTCCAAGTACATCGACAAAACGATCCGGGTGAAGTTTCAAGGTGGGAGAGAAG CAAGTGGCGTCTTGAAAGGATTTGACCCTCTACTGAACCTTGTGCTTGATGGTACCATTGAATATATGAGAG ACCCAGATGATCAATACAAATTAACAGAAGACACGCGTCAGCTGGGACTTGTGGTCTGCAGAGGGACTTCTGTGGTTCTTATTTGTCCACAGGATGGCATGGAAGCAATTCCAAACCCTTTCATTCAGCAGCAAGATGGCTAA